The DNA window GAAAATTCCAGTAGCGCTGGGCGTATCTGCGGGGTATCCATGCCGATCTGGAACACCGGATTGCCCGCGGCGTCTTCGTGCGCACGTAGCAACCGTTCGGCGAAACTCTCCCCGCGCTGCTCCACCACCGTGTACGACGCCAATGCCGCTTCCAGTTCTTCCCGACGACTCGCGTTGGCGAGATCGCCTGTCATCGCGACGATTCGGGTGTCGAAACCGGTTGCGGACACGGCGTCGAGGGTGTCCAGTAAGGCGGCCGCTGCGATGTCGGCGGCCGCGTCGTCACCGAGGGTTGCCGCGAGCCGTGTCTTGGCGAGTCCTGCGACGGGTGCCTTCGCGACGACTAGTGCAGTGACCTTCACTTCAATACCTTCCAGAAGTCCCGTACCGCAACGACAGTCCCTCCGACCGAACCGGACACCTTGGATACCCCCGCGGTGCGGGGGCTGTACGACACATCGAGTTCGGTGACGGTCCAGCCGGCCTTCGATGCGAGGACGAGGAGTTGCAGTGGGTAGCCAGAGCGTCGATCGCTGACGTTCAAGTCGAGAAGGGCTTGTCTACGCACCGCGCGAACGGCGCCCAGATCATGGACCGGCAGCGAATACTTGGTCCGGAGTCGCATGGACAGAACAGCATTCCCCAGTCTTGCATGGAGGGGAGAGTTGCCGCCTCTGCGTCGTCCGACTGCGAGGTCGGCGTCATCGAGGGCAGCCACAAGAAGCGGCAAGTCCTGCGGATCCATCGATCCGTCGCCGTCGAGAACGCACACGACCTCGGATTCGGCAGCGACGACGCCCGCGTGGACAGCGGAGCCATAGCCTGGGACGGGTTCACGGATCACTGTGGCGCCGAGGCTCTCCGCGACGTTCGCCGTATCGTCTGTGGAGTTGTTGTCCACGACGAGTGCGCGATAACCGTCGGGAATTCGCGCGAGAACTCCCGGCAGCGAACCCGCCTCGTTCATGCACGGGATGATCACGGTCACGTCAGACACGTGGGGGGCCTGCACCCTCGGCGTCGCGCAGCGGAGCCGTCGCGAACTCGCGAAGACCGTCGTCGGGCGAGATCGACGCGCTGAAGCCGATTGTCTCGCGGGCCAGTTCGGGACTTGCCACGATATGCCGAACATCGCCTGATCGGTACTTCCCGGTGATCTCCGGAGCGGGTCCCCCGCAGGCGTCGGATAGTGCTTGTGCGACCTCACCGATCGTGATCGGCTGTCCCGAGGACACATTCAATGCTGTGAAACCGGGGAGATCGGCTGAGATCGACAACACGTTCGCGGCGGCGATATCGGATACGTGGACGAAATCTCGTGCCTGCTTGCCATCCTCGTAGACCTGGGGAGGTTGCCCGGCCTCGAGTGAGGACCGGAACATCGCCGCGACGCCCGAGTACGGGGTGTTGCGCGGCATGTGGGGACCGTACACGTTGTGGTAACGCAGTGCGGTCACGGAACCGCCTGTCGCCAGCGACCACGCCAACGCGTAGTTCTCCTGCGCCAATTTACTCGCGGCATACGTGCTGCGTGGACGCAGCGCCGAATCCTCGTTCACGAGAGTCCAATCCAACACCTCGCCGGTTTCTGGGTCGGTGTTGTCGAACTGTCCTGCATCGAGCCTGGTTCGGGGGCCCGGCGTCACGATGCGTCCGGATGGGTTGCGGTACCTACCTTCGCCGTAGACCACCATCGACGATGCCAGAACCAGCCGCCTGCAGCCGGCTTCGGCCATAGCGGCCAACAGGACGGCGGTACCGAAATCGTTGTGGCTCGCGTAGGCCGGAGCGTCCGCGGCGTCGACGCCTGCACCGACCACTGCTGCCTGGTGGCACACGACATCGGTGCTCACGAGCAACGTGACGAGGGCGTCGTGGTCTCGAACGTCCACGCGGTCGATACCGTCGAGCCGATTCTCGGTCCCGTGGGCGGAGGCCAGCATCGCGTCGATGGCAACGACGTCGAATGTCGGCGCCAGGGCAGTCAGGATATGGCTGCCGATGAAACCGGCTGCACCGGTGAGAAGTACACGAGTCATGGCAGCTCGATCGGTAGTTCGACGCCGTTGTGGACGCGGCACGACTCGCACGGTCCCATGAGGGCGGACCCGATCGCACCTCGAACCAGAGCTTTCAGTGGTTCGATGTTCTTCTGGAACTCTGCGAAGACATCCACCGCTCGAACACCCTGCCCTGCTTCGATTCCCGCGTCGAGATCGGTGACGAGTGCGATCGGGGTGTAGCAGAGTTCGAGTTCGCGCGCCAGTACCGCTTCGGGGTGTCCGGTCATGTTCACCAGCGTCCACCCCTGCCTGGCGAACCATTGGCTCTCCGCACGAGTGGAGAAGCGTGGTCCTTCGACGACCACCATCGTCCCGCCGTCGACGACTCCGTCCTGCAGGGCGGCATCGCGAAGGTCACCGCAGTACGGATCTGCGAACTCGACGTGGACGCCGCCCTTGTCGAAGTATGTCTGCACGCGTCCGGCCGTTCGGTCCACGAGTTGATCCGGTACGACGACGGTTCCCGGACCGAATTCGGGGACAAGGCTTCCGACGGCGCATGGCGCGAACACGCGTTGAACACCGATCGTCCGCAGGGCCCACATGTTCGCCCGGTACGGGAGAGTGTGCGGTGCGTGCTCGTGCGCGACGCCGTGGCGTGGCAGGAACGCAACAGGCCGGCCGGCGACGTCACCGACGGTGATCGGGCCGCTCGTCGGTCCGTAGGGAGTATCGATCCGAATGCTCTCGGCATCGTCGCCGAAGAACGAGTAGAAGCCGCTTCCGCCGATCACGGCGATGTCCGCTCGATGATGCCCCGGCGTGAGTGCTGTTGTCATGATGTCATTCTCTTCTATGCTGGGCTCGAGAGTAGGTTGCACTAGGGAAAAGGTGAACGCTATCCGCTATTGGAGAGAGTCTCTCGCCGCAACAGTGGCTCTCGTGCTTGTGGCGGTCGCGTTCGTCGTGCCGTACCTGGGTAACGAACTTGTCACTCCGATCATCAACAGAACCCCGCAGCAGGTACGTGATTTCGCGGACGCCGCACCTCTTTTCGGGTTTCGTGAGTTCCACTACGGCTGGGGGACGCCGTTCGCGATCCTGATCGGCGTGACCGGTGTCCTGTGGGGTCCGGATCTTGCGCGCAGATTGCCGTGGCGCCGACTCCTTGCCCTGGTATGGGCTGCGTCGGGCGCCTGGACGATGTCGCTGGCGATGATCGACGGATGGCGACGGGGTTTCACCACGCGGCTTGCGTCCACGGACGAGTACCTGCACGAGGTGCCCGGTGTCACCGACATCCCGGCGACGTTGCGCGGCTTTTCCGAACGGATTCTCGACTACCAGGCCGACTCGTGGACGACGCACGTCTCCGGTCATCCGCCAGGGGCGTTGTTGACGTTCGTGTGGCTCGATCGG is part of the Rhodococcus sovatensis genome and encodes:
- a CDS encoding TIGR04282 family arsenosugar biosynthesis glycosyltransferase, whose amino-acid sequence is MKVTALVVAKAPVAGLAKTRLAATLGDDAAADIAAAALLDTLDAVSATGFDTRIVAMTGDLANASRREELEAALASYTVVEQRGESFAERLLRAHEDAAGNPVFQIGMDTPQIRPALLEFSAELLTAKGRTVLGMAEDGGWWALGLPDPVLARALLGVPMSKPDTGARTLDALRSLGAQIEPLPVLRDVDHESDLHPVAAECAAGSHFRDAVLRAIGGSAPVAR
- a CDS encoding glycosyltransferase family 2 protein, which gives rise to MSDVTVIIPCMNEAGSLPGVLARIPDGYRALVVDNNSTDDTANVAESLGATVIREPVPGYGSAVHAGVVAAESEVVCVLDGDGSMDPQDLPLLVAALDDADLAVGRRRGGNSPLHARLGNAVLSMRLRTKYSLPVHDLGAVRAVRRQALLDLNVSDRRSGYPLQLLVLASKAGWTVTELDVSYSPRTAGVSKVSGSVGGTVVAVRDFWKVLK
- a CDS encoding NAD-dependent epimerase/dehydratase family protein, giving the protein MTRVLLTGAAGFIGSHILTALAPTFDVVAIDAMLASAHGTENRLDGIDRVDVRDHDALVTLLVSTDVVCHQAAVVGAGVDAADAPAYASHNDFGTAVLLAAMAEAGCRRLVLASSMVVYGEGRYRNPSGRIVTPGPRTRLDAGQFDNTDPETGEVLDWTLVNEDSALRPRSTYAASKLAQENYALAWSLATGGSVTALRYHNVYGPHMPRNTPYSGVAAMFRSSLEAGQPPQVYEDGKQARDFVHVSDIAAANVLSISADLPGFTALNVSSGQPITIGEVAQALSDACGGPAPEITGKYRSGDVRHIVASPELARETIGFSASISPDDGLREFATAPLRDAEGAGPPRV
- a CDS encoding S-methyl-5'-thioadenosine phosphorylase gives rise to the protein MTTALTPGHHRADIAVIGGSGFYSFFGDDAESIRIDTPYGPTSGPITVGDVAGRPVAFLPRHGVAHEHAPHTLPYRANMWALRTIGVQRVFAPCAVGSLVPEFGPGTVVVPDQLVDRTAGRVQTYFDKGGVHVEFADPYCGDLRDAALQDGVVDGGTMVVVEGPRFSTRAESQWFARQGWTLVNMTGHPEAVLARELELCYTPIALVTDLDAGIEAGQGVRAVDVFAEFQKNIEPLKALVRGAIGSALMGPCESCRVHNGVELPIELP